In Lacrimispora indolis DSM 755, a genomic segment contains:
- a CDS encoding dihydroorotate dehydrogenase — MNTKVNLAGVELKNPVMTASGTFGSGEEYSEMINLNHLGAVVTKGVANVPWPGNPTPRIAETYGGMINAIGLQNPGMEVFIKRDIPFLKRYDTKIIVNVCGKTTEDYIQVVERLADEPVDMLEINISCPNVKEGGIAFGQDPKAVEAITREVKKYAKQPVIMKLSPNVTDICVMAKAAEAGGADVLSLINTLTGMKIDINRRTFAVANKTGGLSGPAIKPIAVRMVYQAANAVKLPIIGMGGIMNAEDAVEFILAGATAVSVGTANFRNPYAAEEVVRGIEDYMKKYHIEDIGELIGAVR; from the coding sequence ATGAATACGAAAGTGAATCTGGCCGGAGTGGAGCTTAAGAATCCGGTTATGACTGCTTCCGGCACCTTTGGTTCCGGTGAGGAATACAGCGAGATGATCAATTTGAATCATTTGGGCGCTGTGGTTACAAAGGGTGTGGCTAATGTGCCGTGGCCGGGTAACCCAACACCCAGAATCGCGGAAACCTACGGAGGCATGATCAATGCCATTGGCCTTCAGAATCCGGGAATGGAGGTCTTCATTAAGAGAGACATTCCGTTTTTAAAGCGATACGATACAAAAATCATTGTCAATGTCTGCGGAAAGACTACAGAGGATTATATCCAGGTGGTGGAAAGACTGGCAGATGAGCCGGTGGATATGCTGGAGATCAACATCTCCTGCCCCAATGTAAAAGAAGGCGGAATCGCTTTTGGGCAGGATCCCAAGGCGGTGGAGGCCATAACCAGGGAAGTTAAAAAATATGCAAAACAGCCGGTTATCATGAAACTGAGTCCAAACGTGACGGATATTTGTGTAATGGCAAAGGCGGCTGAGGCCGGCGGCGCAGATGTGCTGTCTCTCATCAATACCTTAACCGGCATGAAAATCGATATTAACCGCCGCACCTTTGCGGTGGCTAATAAAACAGGAGGTTTATCCGGCCCGGCCATTAAGCCCATTGCAGTACGCATGGTATATCAGGCGGCCAATGCGGTGAAGCTTCCTATTATCGGCATGGGAGGAATCATGAATGCCGAGGATGCAGTGGAATTTATTCTTGCAGGAGCTACGGCTGTTTCCGTGGGAACGGCGAATTTCCGGAATCCTTATGCAGCGGAAGAGGTAGTCAGGGGCATAGAGGATTATATGAAGAAATATCATATAGAAGATATTGGGGAACTGATAGGCGCTGTACGGTAA
- a CDS encoding dihydroorotate dehydrogenase electron transfer subunit, which produces MAKVKENAVVASQTWLGDDVYSMWIETKEITAQAAPGQFVDLYTKDGAKLMPRPISICEIDKEKGLLRLVYRVVGGGTEEFSHYKAGDTIEILGPLGNGFPLEAGEKGKKAFLIGGGIGIPPMLELAKQLPCEKQVVLGYRDALFLNEEFRPYGDTYIATEDGSAGTKGNVLDAIRENGLQGDVIFACGPTPMLKALKAYAFENGMECYLSLEEKMACGIGACLACVCKSSQVDEHSMVHNKRICKDGPVFKAEEVEF; this is translated from the coding sequence ATGGCAAAAGTTAAGGAAAACGCAGTGGTTGCAAGCCAGACATGGCTTGGCGACGATGTATACAGTATGTGGATCGAGACAAAAGAAATTACTGCCCAGGCAGCGCCGGGACAGTTTGTTGACTTATATACAAAGGATGGAGCAAAGCTTATGCCCCGTCCAATCAGCATTTGCGAGATTGATAAGGAAAAGGGTCTTTTAAGGCTGGTATACCGGGTCGTTGGAGGGGGAACGGAAGAGTTTTCCCATTACAAGGCAGGGGACACCATTGAGATCCTGGGGCCCTTGGGCAATGGATTTCCACTGGAAGCAGGAGAAAAAGGAAAAAAAGCCTTTTTGATCGGCGGGGGAATCGGAATTCCTCCCATGCTGGAGCTGGCAAAGCAATTGCCTTGTGAGAAGCAGGTGGTTCTTGGATACCGGGATGCTTTGTTTTTAAACGAGGAGTTCCGCCCCTATGGGGATACCTATATTGCTACTGAGGATGGAAGCGCCGGAACAAAAGGAAATGTCCTGGACGCCATCCGGGAGAATGGCTTACAGGGAGATGTGATCTTTGCCTGCGGCCCAACTCCAATGCTGAAGGCGCTGAAGGCTTATGCTTTTGAAAATGGAATGGAGTGTTATCTTTCTCTGGAGGAGAAGATGGCCTGCGGCATTGGAGCCTGTCTTGCCTGTGTCTGTAAAAGTTCCCAGGTAGATGAACATTCCATGGTCCACAACAAGCGTATCTGCAAGGATGGTCCGGTATTTAAGGCCGAGGAGGTAGAATTTTAG